From a region of the Daphnia pulicaria isolate SC F1-1A chromosome 1, SC_F0-13Bv2, whole genome shotgun sequence genome:
- the LOC124321227 gene encoding uncharacterized protein LOC124321227 has protein sequence MEDFVYVAFRFRLSQIRIISLQTTVRSWTYKKNLARMDSNIPWNCTPPRFISRLDLEMDEDGPSTLNIGFPKDAWCGSYDGLDCDQTGIPKSWKYYVVKKLTIEAGEKIPEFYMIPPPWLSNCKKYFLYPGINLGDPLNNPQAWGAELFSKKNFPTSNYLEWKLEAVLNLQDKKSYSKARKRVKRFTANPSLLWEESGSELIVNGTRDVRPVNFSDYDYEVTKVRRWKKGASNNRDTRNEVISVAASADGSNNGISELTEDPETVTTPNPVKEKSDCEKSMAYADDDPFLLASTCPDPPMNIVNPPPVTIEHRDQSSSISSGSLQFSSDDYNKGFNAGYSEAFAVSSAVATATPFSTPCSNKKRRRTTDVFCDDDGRFNFETEFREMQDQLKHVYAFFKRMEAKENTTPVSSYHSGVVKKYFESVNADGKIVSFIPCDSTDSLLSLNSLLNFNELMISLTFDLVSKFQSS, from the exons ATGGAGGATTTCGTGTACGTAGCATTCAGATTTCGTCTTTCTCAAATCCGAATCATCTCATTGCAG ACAACAGTTAGAAGTTGGACCTACAAGAAAAACCTAGCTCGTATGGATTCAAATATTCCCTGGAATTGTACTCCTCCACGTTTTATCTCTCGATTGGACTTAGAAATGGATGAAGATGGGCCTTCAACACTG AATATTGGATTTCCAAAAGATGCTTGGTGTGGAAGTTATGATGGACTGGACTGCGATCAAACTGGCATCCCAAAATCATGGAAGTACTACGTTGTAAAAAAACTAACCATTGAGGCCGGTGAGAAGATTCCAGAATTCTACATGATTCCACCACCATGGCTGTCTAATTGCAAGAAGTACTTTCTATATCCTGGAATTAATCTTGGAGACCCTCTTAACAATCCCCAAGCTTGGGGGGCTGAGCTGttcagcaaaaaaaatttcccaacGAGTAACTATCTTGAATGGAAACTGGAGGCAGTTCTAAATCTACAAGACAAAA AGTCTTATTCCAAAGCTCGTAAAAGGGTAAAAAGATTTACAGCAAATCCCAGCTTATTGTGGGAGGAATCTGGGAGCGAGCTGATTGTCAATGGAACCCGCGACGTTCGGCCAGTCAATTTCAGTGACTATGACTATGAAGTAACGAAGGTTCGTCGGTGGAAAAAAGGAGCGTCAAACAACAGAG ATACCCGAAACGAAGTCATCAGTGTCGCGGCCTCAGCTGATGGATCCAATAACGGGATTAGTGAATTGACAGAAG ATCCTGAAACAGTCACGACACCTAATCCAGTTAAGGAAAAATCAG ATTGTGAAAAATCCATGGCGTACGCTGATGATGATCCTTTTCTCTTGGCTTCAACGTGCCCAGATCCGCCGATGAACATCGTGAATCCACCACCAGTCACCATCGAACATCGTGACCAGTCATCCTCAATAAGCTCGGGCTCGTTGCAATTTTCTTCTGATGATTATAATAAAG gatTCAATGCTGGTTATTCCGAAGCATTTGCAGTTTCTTCTGCCGTGGCAACTGCCACACCTTTTTCCACACCttgttcaaataaaaagagaaggagGACGACGGATGTCTTTTGTGACGATGATGGTCGATTTAATTTCGAGACTGAATTCCGTGAAATGCAAGATCAATTGAAGCATGTttatgcattttttaaaagaatggaAGCAAAGGAGAACACTACACCCGTATCGAGTTATCACTCGGGTGTAGTGAAGAAGTACTTTGAATCAGTAAATGCGGATGGAAAAATTGTTTCGTTTATACCGTGTGATTCAACCGACTCTCTGCTGTCTTTGAATTCTCTTCTCAATTTTAACGAATTAATGATAAGTTTG ACTTTTGATCTTGTATCCAAATTCCAATCTTCATAA